In Paenibacillus sp. FSL M7-0420, a single genomic region encodes these proteins:
- a CDS encoding AbrB/MazE/SpoVT family DNA-binding domain-containing protein → MNRMVEMERKVTKFGNSLGITMTDALKQIGLDQGDTVLIDINQSTGEIIIKKSTKVSLPHGISEDFMDSLADVINQYDQTLHGLKDR, encoded by the coding sequence ATGAATAGGATGGTTGAAATGGAACGAAAAGTCACTAAATTCGGAAACAGCTTAGGTATAACAATGACTGATGCACTAAAGCAAATAGGGCTGGATCAAGGGGATACCGTTCTTATCGACATAAACCAGTCCACTGGAGAAATTATTATAAAAAAGTCAACAAAGGTATCGCTTCCTCATGGAATTAGTGAAGATTTTATGGATTCTTTGGCAGATGTTATTAATCAATACGATCAGACCTTACATGGTCTCAAAGACAGATGA
- a CDS encoding type II toxin-antitoxin system death-on-curing family toxin — protein MIQTRYLSVQEVIAINLAMIQRYSPGEQVGVKEPGLLESAVLRPQSSAFEEDAYPTIFEKAAALFESLGQNHPFHNANKRTAFTALVIFLSYNDLFFNMDVKKAEDFTVDMVNHKYELQALTKLIKAHCVAGKI, from the coding sequence ATGATTCAAACCCGTTATTTATCCGTCCAAGAAGTCATAGCCATTAATCTCGCAATGATTCAACGCTATAGTCCCGGTGAACAAGTTGGTGTAAAAGAGCCGGGACTGCTCGAATCTGCTGTCCTTCGCCCACAATCTTCAGCTTTTGAAGAAGATGCTTACCCTACCATTTTTGAAAAAGCCGCCGCTTTGTTCGAGTCACTGGGTCAAAACCATCCGTTTCACAATGCAAATAAACGTACTGCTTTCACAGCACTTGTTATTTTCCTAAGCTATAATGACTTGTTCTTTAATATGGATGTCAAAAAAGCAGAAGACTTCACTGTTGATATGGTTAACCATAAATATGAACTTCAAGCATTAACTAAACTTATTAAAGCACACTGTGTCGCTGGAAAAATATAA
- a CDS encoding BaiN/RdsA family NAD(P)/FAD-dependent oxidoreductase, producing the protein MYKDQTSKHHELFIIGGGAAGLMAAVTARDQGIDTAIIESNDRLGKKIITTGNGRCNITNQSTATGTDEAAALSIKYHSNQAGFPIHVLRQFGVRQTIEFFSSLGLPFMSLENGRMYPMSLQAASVPGVFKLALEDRNVPVYYKHKVLDVTVSAGHPRFAITCQTETEEQVVYTSDYLFLCTGGLTAPKTGTDGSGYTLVQRLGHTMIHPVPGIVQLKLDYPYLKELSGIKFEGEAHVIVNHEVIRTESGEILFTDYGISGPPILQLSRKAAYNLGIGESVTLSVDLMPERTEEELIDFLEIHWGIFGHRTVADSFVGIVSKKLIPVLLKEAGIDQQLHLLCQDLSWKTKKIFYKLLKRWEFKITDTNSFTNAQTTAGGIDTTELVEGTLESKLVPGLYLAGEVMDVDGDCGGYNLQWAWSSGYVAAMALADWRARIT; encoded by the coding sequence ATGTATAAGGATCAGACTTCTAAGCACCACGAGCTGTTCATTATCGGTGGGGGTGCTGCAGGTCTAATGGCTGCAGTTACAGCGAGAGATCAAGGTATTGATACAGCCATTATTGAAAGCAATGACCGGCTCGGTAAGAAAATAATAACGACAGGTAACGGGCGTTGCAACATTACGAACCAATCCACCGCCACCGGTACGGATGAAGCAGCCGCTTTATCCATTAAGTATCACAGCAATCAGGCAGGATTCCCAATACATGTACTGCGGCAATTCGGTGTCCGCCAGACGATCGAATTTTTCTCCTCGCTCGGGCTTCCTTTTATGAGCTTGGAGAATGGCCGGATGTATCCGATGTCGCTGCAGGCGGCTTCGGTGCCTGGGGTGTTTAAGCTGGCGCTGGAGGACCGGAATGTTCCCGTATATTATAAACATAAAGTGCTGGATGTGACCGTTTCGGCGGGACATCCGCGGTTCGCGATAACCTGCCAGACGGAGACAGAGGAGCAGGTTGTGTATACCAGCGACTATCTTTTTCTATGTACCGGCGGCCTTACCGCTCCCAAAACAGGAACAGACGGCTCCGGTTATACACTTGTCCAGCGTCTGGGACACACCATGATCCACCCGGTGCCAGGCATTGTGCAATTGAAGCTGGATTATCCGTATTTAAAGGAACTGTCGGGCATCAAATTTGAGGGAGAGGCCCATGTGATCGTGAACCATGAGGTTATCCGCACGGAGTCCGGGGAGATTCTTTTTACAGACTATGGGATCTCGGGCCCGCCCATCCTTCAGCTAAGCAGAAAAGCTGCGTATAATCTCGGCATAGGAGAATCGGTGACCCTGTCGGTTGATTTGATGCCGGAGCGCACAGAGGAAGAGTTAATTGATTTCCTGGAGATCCACTGGGGGATCTTCGGACACCGGACGGTTGCCGATTCCTTCGTGGGTATCGTCAGCAAGAAACTGATTCCAGTGCTGCTGAAGGAGGCTGGAATTGATCAACAGCTGCATCTGCTGTGTCAGGATCTATCGTGGAAAACCAAGAAAATATTCTATAAACTATTGAAGCGTTGGGAATTTAAAATCACCGATACCAACAGCTTCACGAATGCACAGACCACTGCCGGTGGCATCGATACGACGGAGCTAGTCGAAGGAACGCTCGAATCTAAGCTGGTGCCGGGACTCTATTTGGCCGGTGAGGTGATGGATGTGGACGGCGATTGCGGCGGCTATAACCTGCAATGGGCCTGGAGCTCCGGATATGTCGCCGCGATGGCGCTTGCGGACTGGCGTGCCCGCATCACGTAA
- a CDS encoding nitrous oxide-stimulated promoter family protein, which translates to MSREAEKPLNDGPIIRKEKVIASKMIRIYCKKKHHKKELCEECRNLNEYVMKRLSYCKFGEEKTACAKCPIHCYTPVYRQKIKGVMRFSGPWMLLYHPLESIKHIPMPEKLKRPLSR; encoded by the coding sequence ATGAGCAGAGAGGCTGAGAAGCCACTGAACGATGGCCCTATAATCCGCAAGGAAAAGGTTATTGCTTCAAAAATGATCCGTATCTATTGCAAGAAAAAACATCATAAAAAGGAGCTCTGTGAGGAATGCCGGAATTTAAATGAGTATGTCATGAAAAGACTCTCCTACTGCAAATTTGGTGAAGAGAAAACCGCTTGTGCGAAGTGTCCGATTCATTGTTATACACCCGTCTACCGCCAGAAAATCAAGGGAGTTATGCGTTTCTCGGGACCATGGATGTTGTTGTATCATCCGTTAGAGTCCATAAAGCATATCCCCATGCCGGAGAAGTTAAAAAGACCGCTGTCCCGATAG